A genome region from Streptomyces sp. NBC_01296 includes the following:
- a CDS encoding FecCD family ABC transporter permease → MEPRALAVGLLLTVAALAMGVVLIGTGDFEIAPWDVVQTLLGNGTPAHDFIVNDLRLPRVLVALLVGAALGMAGSVFQSVSRNPLGSPDLLGFSYGSAVGALTVIVLFKGGATEVAAGALVGGLLTGVLVYLLSYRRGIHGYRLVLVGIGASSMLVAVINYLLTKAQLVEATRAMVWLTGSLAGRDWSQVWPLLGTCAVLFPLVLGQGRALRMMEMGDDAAYALGVRVERTRMLLMLAAVLLTTAAAAAAGPISFVALAAPQLARRLTRSPGSNLLTGALMGSVLLLVSDWASQRAFGADQLPVGVVTGLVGGVYLLWLLVTERRAGRI, encoded by the coding sequence ATGGAGCCGCGTGCGCTGGCGGTCGGGCTGCTGCTCACCGTGGCCGCGCTGGCGATGGGCGTCGTGCTCATCGGCACCGGCGACTTCGAGATCGCGCCGTGGGACGTCGTACAGACCCTGCTGGGCAACGGCACACCGGCGCACGACTTCATCGTCAACGACCTGCGGCTGCCGCGGGTCCTGGTCGCCCTGCTGGTCGGCGCCGCCCTCGGCATGGCCGGCTCGGTCTTCCAGTCCGTCTCCCGCAACCCGCTCGGCTCCCCGGACCTGCTCGGCTTCAGCTACGGCTCGGCGGTCGGCGCGCTCACCGTGATCGTCCTGTTCAAGGGCGGCGCGACCGAGGTGGCGGCGGGCGCGCTGGTGGGCGGGCTGCTCACCGGCGTGCTCGTCTACCTGCTGTCGTACAGGCGCGGCATCCACGGCTACCGTCTGGTGCTGGTCGGCATCGGCGCCTCCTCGATGCTCGTCGCCGTCATCAACTACCTGCTGACCAAGGCCCAGCTCGTCGAGGCCACCCGGGCGATGGTCTGGCTGACCGGCTCGCTCGCCGGCCGGGACTGGAGCCAGGTCTGGCCCCTGCTGGGGACCTGCGCGGTGCTGTTCCCGCTGGTCCTCGGGCAGGGCCGGGCCCTGCGGATGATGGAGATGGGCGACGACGCCGCGTACGCCCTCGGGGTACGGGTGGAACGTACGCGGATGCTGCTGATGCTGGCGGCGGTCCTGCTGACCACCGCGGCCGCCGCGGCCGCCGGACCCATCTCCTTCGTCGCCCTGGCCGCGCCCCAGCTGGCCCGGCGCCTGACCCGCTCGCCCGGGTCGAACCTGCTCACCGGCGCGCTGATGGGCTCCGTCCTGCTGCTCGTGTCCGACTGGGCCTCGCAGCGCGCCTTCGGCGCCGACCAGCTGCCGGTGGGTGTGGTGACCGGGCTGGTCGGCGGTGTCTACCTGCTCTGGCTGCTCGTCACCGAGCGCAGGGCGGGACGTATATGA
- a CDS encoding ABC transporter ATP-binding protein: MSTDKSNSRSTQVQRLTAQNVTLGYEQRVIAENLSVEIPDHSFTVIVGPNACGKSTLLRALSRMLKPSAGQVLLDGQAIGSMPAKKVAKTLGLLPQSSIAPDGITVADLVSRGRYPHQGLLRQWSQEDERIVLESMASTGVAELADRSVDELSGGQRQRVWIAMALAQQTPLLLLDEPTTYLDIQHQIDVLDLCAELHETQGRTLVAVLHDLNHAARYATHLIAMRGGTVVAEGPPAEVVTAELVEEVFGLRCQIIEDPETGTPLVIPAARKPRPLATRLTGTTAGS; encoded by the coding sequence ATGAGCACGGACAAGAGCAACTCAAGGAGTACGCAGGTGCAGCGGCTGACCGCGCAGAACGTGACCCTCGGCTACGAGCAGCGGGTCATCGCCGAGAACCTGTCGGTGGAGATCCCCGACCACTCCTTCACCGTGATCGTCGGCCCCAACGCCTGCGGCAAGTCCACGCTGCTGCGGGCCCTGTCGCGGATGCTGAAGCCGTCCGCCGGGCAGGTGCTGCTGGACGGGCAGGCCATCGGGTCGATGCCCGCCAAGAAGGTCGCCAAGACGCTGGGCCTGCTGCCGCAGTCCTCGATCGCGCCGGACGGGATCACCGTCGCCGACCTGGTCTCGCGGGGCCGGTACCCGCACCAGGGGCTGCTGCGGCAGTGGTCGCAGGAGGACGAGCGGATCGTCCTCGAGTCGATGGCCTCGACCGGGGTCGCCGAGCTCGCGGACCGGTCGGTGGACGAGCTGTCGGGCGGGCAGCGGCAGCGCGTGTGGATCGCGATGGCGCTGGCGCAGCAGACGCCGCTGCTGCTGCTGGACGAGCCGACCACGTACCTGGACATCCAGCACCAGATCGACGTGCTGGACCTGTGCGCGGAGCTGCACGAGACGCAGGGGCGGACCCTGGTGGCCGTGCTGCACGACCTCAACCACGCGGCCCGCTACGCCACGCACCTGATCGCGATGCGGGGCGGCACGGTCGTCGCGGAGGGGCCGCCGGCCGAGGTGGTCACGGCGGAGCTGGTGGAGGAGGTGTTCGGGCTGCGCTGCCAGATCATCGAGGACCCGGAGACGGGTACGCCGCTGGTGATCCCGGCAGCACGCAAGCCGAGGCCACTGGCCACGCGGTTGACGGGTACTACAGCAGGTTCTTGA
- a CDS encoding SCP2 sterol-binding domain-containing protein — MATIDECRAALDRLSGNLAQADGSVRGAAALDRSLSCHITDLDQTFTGRLDGGRIRVDTVSPGPPAAKAEIRLAMTGDDLVAMVAGELKFAKAWASGRVRLEAGFRDLLRLKNLL; from the coding sequence ATGGCTACGATCGATGAGTGCCGAGCCGCACTCGACCGACTCTCCGGCAACCTCGCACAGGCCGACGGCAGCGTGCGCGGCGCTGCCGCGCTGGACCGCTCCCTGAGCTGCCACATCACCGACCTGGACCAGACCTTCACCGGCCGCCTCGACGGCGGCCGGATCCGGGTCGACACGGTCTCCCCCGGCCCGCCCGCCGCCAAGGCCGAGATCCGGCTCGCGATGACCGGCGACGACCTGGTGGCGATGGTCGCGGGCGAGCTGAAGTTCGCCAAGGCCTGGGCCTCCGGCCGGGTCCGCCTGGAAGCCGGGTTCCGCGACCTGCTGCGCCTCAAGAACCTGCTGTAG
- a CDS encoding TlyA family RNA methyltransferase, with product MAGVARRRLDAELVRRSMARSREHAAQLIAAGRVTVGGATATKAATQVETSAALVVLKDDSDPDYVSRGGHKLAGALAAFQPQGLAVEGRRALDAGASTGGFTDVLLRTGVAHVMAVDVGYGQLAWSLQSDDRVTVKDRTNVRELTVEQLDGVPVDLVVGDLSFISIGLVLPALVRCCAPDADLVLMVKPQFEVGKDRLGSGGVVRSPELRAEAVREVAAHAAKLGLGVLGVTASPLPGPSGNVEYFLWLRAGAPALDPADVDRAVAEGPQ from the coding sequence GTGGCAGGAGTGGCACGCCGCCGCCTGGACGCCGAACTGGTACGCCGCAGCATGGCCCGGTCGCGCGAGCACGCCGCCCAGCTGATCGCCGCGGGCCGCGTGACCGTCGGCGGCGCCACCGCGACCAAGGCGGCCACCCAGGTCGAGACCAGCGCGGCCCTGGTGGTCCTCAAGGACGACAGCGACCCCGACTACGTCTCCCGGGGCGGCCACAAGCTGGCCGGCGCCCTCGCGGCCTTCCAGCCGCAGGGGCTGGCCGTCGAGGGCCGCCGGGCGCTGGACGCCGGCGCCTCCACCGGCGGGTTCACCGACGTGCTGCTGCGCACCGGCGTGGCCCACGTCATGGCCGTCGACGTCGGCTACGGGCAGCTCGCCTGGTCGCTGCAGAGCGACGACCGGGTCACCGTCAAGGACCGTACGAACGTCCGCGAGCTGACGGTCGAGCAGCTCGACGGGGTTCCCGTCGACCTCGTCGTCGGCGACCTGTCCTTCATCTCCATCGGCCTGGTGCTGCCGGCGCTGGTGCGCTGCTGCGCCCCGGACGCGGACCTGGTGCTGATGGTCAAGCCGCAGTTCGAGGTCGGCAAGGACCGGCTCGGCAGCGGCGGCGTCGTGCGCAGCCCGGAGCTGCGCGCGGAGGCCGTGCGCGAGGTGGCGGCCCACGCGGCGAAGCTGGGGCTCGGCGTTCTCGGGGTGACGGCGAGTCCGCTGCCGGGTCCGTCGGGGAACGTCGAGTACTTTCTGTGGCTGCGGGCGGGGGCACCGGCCCTCGACCCGGCGGATGTTGACCGTGCAGTGGCGGAGGGGCCGCAGTGA
- a CDS encoding NAD kinase: protein MTDSADTPGTSETSGSSETSGSTAGRTVFLLAHTGRPAAIRSAELVVQGLLKSGLGVRVVEYEARDLPLPPEVELVSECTPAVLEGCELLIVLGGDGTLLRGAEFARGSGVPMLGVNLGRVGFLAEAERDDLDKVVDRVVTRAYEVEERMTLDVLVRTNGDVVHRDWALNEAAVQKVSPERMLEVVLEIDGRPVSGFGCDGIVCATPTGSTAYAFSAGGPVVWPEVEALLMVPISAHALFAKPLVTSPDSVLAVEVQQGVPHGVLWCDGRRMLELPAGARVEVRRGAVPVRLARLHHASFTDRLVAKFALPVSGWRGAPH, encoded by the coding sequence GTGACTGATTCAGCGGATACACCGGGTACATCGGAGACGTCTGGTTCATCGGAGACGTCTGGTTCGACGGCGGGGCGGACCGTCTTCCTGCTCGCGCACACGGGGCGGCCTGCGGCCATCCGCAGCGCCGAGCTGGTCGTGCAGGGCCTGCTCAAGAGCGGGCTGGGCGTACGGGTCGTGGAGTACGAGGCGCGGGACCTGCCACTGCCGCCCGAGGTGGAGCTGGTCTCCGAATGCACCCCCGCGGTGCTCGAGGGCTGTGAGCTGCTCATCGTGCTGGGCGGCGACGGGACCCTGCTGCGCGGCGCGGAGTTCGCGCGCGGCTCCGGGGTGCCGATGCTGGGCGTGAACCTGGGCCGGGTGGGCTTCCTCGCGGAGGCCGAGCGGGACGACCTGGACAAGGTCGTGGACCGGGTCGTGACGCGGGCGTACGAGGTCGAGGAGCGGATGACGCTCGACGTGCTCGTACGGACGAACGGCGACGTCGTCCACCGGGACTGGGCGCTGAACGAGGCCGCCGTCCAGAAGGTGTCCCCCGAGCGGATGCTCGAGGTGGTCCTGGAGATCGACGGGCGCCCGGTGTCGGGCTTCGGCTGCGACGGGATCGTCTGCGCGACGCCGACGGGTTCGACGGCGTACGCCTTCTCCGCCGGCGGGCCGGTGGTCTGGCCGGAGGTGGAGGCGCTGCTGATGGTGCCGATCAGCGCGCACGCGCTGTTCGCGAAGCCGCTGGTGACCTCGCCGGACTCGGTGCTGGCGGTGGAGGTCCAGCAGGGGGTGCCGCACGGGGTGCTGTGGTGCGACGGCCGCCGGATGCTGGAGCTGCCGGCCGGGGCCCGCGTGGAGGTCCGGCGGGGGGCGGTGCCGGTGCGGCTCGCCCGGCTGCACCACGCTTCGTTCACGGACCGGCTGGTCGCAAAGTTCGCGCTGCCGGTGTCGGGCTGGCGTGGGGCGCCCCACTAG
- the recN gene encoding DNA repair protein RecN, with protein MRIRSLGVIDDAVVELSPGFTAVTGETGAGKTMVVTSLGLLLGGRADPALVRIGAKAAVVEGRIVMRPGAPAAVRAEEAGAELEDGTLLISRTVSAEGRSRAHVGGRSVPVGLLAELADDLVAVHGQTDQQGLLRPARQRQALDRYAGDAVAVPLEKYAAAYRRLRAVAVELDEITTRARERAQEADLLRFGLEEIAAVEPLAGEDVELAAEAERLGHAESLASAAQIAHAALAGHVEDPEGVDANALVAGAHRALDAVRSHDPALGALAERIGELGILLADVAGELAGYADDLDADPLRLAAVEERRAALTQLTRKYGDSIDSVLEWAERGSARLLELDGDDERITELTAERDGLRAELSLLAQALTDARVEAATRFASAVTEELASLAMPHARVTIDIRQVEDPEGVEVDGRPVAYGPSGTDEVELLLAPHPGAQPRPIAKGASGGELSRVMLAVEVVFAGSDPVPTYLFDEVDAGVGGKAAVEVGRRLAKLARSAQVVVVTHLPQVAAFADRQLLVEKTNDGSVTRSGVKVLEGEDRVRELSRMLAGHEDSVSARAHAEELLAAARADA; from the coding sequence ATGCGGATACGGTCGCTCGGGGTCATCGACGACGCGGTGGTCGAGCTGTCGCCCGGTTTCACCGCGGTGACCGGCGAGACCGGCGCGGGCAAGACGATGGTCGTCACCAGCCTCGGCCTGCTGCTCGGCGGTCGCGCCGACCCGGCCCTGGTACGGATCGGGGCCAAGGCGGCGGTCGTGGAGGGCCGCATCGTCATGCGCCCCGGCGCGCCTGCCGCCGTACGCGCGGAGGAGGCCGGGGCCGAGCTCGAGGACGGCACCCTGCTGATCAGCCGGACCGTGTCCGCCGAGGGGCGCTCGCGCGCCCACGTCGGCGGCCGCTCCGTGCCCGTCGGCCTGCTCGCCGAGCTCGCGGACGACCTGGTCGCCGTACACGGGCAGACCGACCAGCAGGGGCTGCTGCGGCCCGCCCGGCAGCGGCAGGCCCTCGACCGGTACGCGGGCGATGCCGTCGCCGTACCGCTGGAGAAGTACGCAGCCGCCTACCGGCGGCTGCGCGCGGTCGCCGTCGAGCTCGACGAGATCACCACCCGGGCCCGGGAACGGGCCCAGGAGGCCGACCTGCTGCGCTTCGGCCTCGAGGAGATCGCGGCCGTGGAGCCGCTGGCCGGCGAGGACGTGGAGCTGGCGGCGGAGGCCGAACGGCTCGGCCACGCCGAATCGCTGGCTTCGGCGGCGCAGATCGCGCACGCGGCGCTGGCCGGCCATGTCGAGGACCCGGAGGGCGTCGACGCGAACGCGCTCGTCGCCGGCGCGCACCGGGCCCTGGACGCCGTACGGTCGCACGACCCGGCGCTCGGCGCGCTCGCGGAGCGGATCGGGGAGCTCGGGATCCTGCTGGCCGACGTGGCGGGGGAGCTGGCGGGCTACGCCGACGACCTGGACGCCGATCCGCTGCGGCTGGCCGCGGTGGAGGAGCGGCGGGCGGCCCTGACCCAGCTGACGCGCAAGTACGGCGACTCGATCGACTCCGTACTGGAGTGGGCCGAGCGGGGTTCGGCGCGGCTGCTGGAGCTGGACGGCGACGACGAGCGGATTACCGAGCTGACCGCCGAGCGGGACGGGCTGCGGGCCGAACTGTCGCTGCTGGCACAGGCGCTGACGGACGCGCGGGTGGAGGCGGCGACGCGGTTCGCGTCGGCCGTCACGGAGGAGCTGGCGTCGCTGGCGATGCCGCACGCGCGGGTGACGATCGACATCCGGCAGGTGGAGGACCCCGAGGGGGTGGAGGTCGACGGCCGTCCGGTCGCGTACGGGCCCTCGGGTACGGACGAGGTCGAACTGCTGCTGGCCCCGCACCCGGGCGCCCAGCCGCGGCCGATCGCCAAGGGCGCCTCGGGCGGTGAGCTGTCGCGCGTGATGCTGGCGGTGGAGGTCGTGTTCGCGGGGTCCGACCCGGTGCCGACGTACCTCTTCGATGAGGTCGACGCGGGCGTCGGCGGCAAGGCGGCCGTCGAGGTCGGGCGGCGGCTCGCGAAGCTGGCCAGGTCGGCGCAGGTCGTGGTCGTCACGCACCTGCCGCAGGTGGCGGCCTTCGCGGACCGGCAGCTGCTGGTCGAGAAGACCAACGACGGGTCGGTGACGCGGAGCGGGGTCAAGGTCCTGGAGGGCGAGGACCGGGTCCGCGAGCTCTCGCGCATGCTGGCGGGGCACGAGGACTCGGTGTCCGCGCGGGCGCACGCCGAGGAACTGCTGGCGGCGGCGCGCGCGGACGCGTAG
- a CDS encoding glycosyltransferase family 4 protein, translating into MSSSPVSIPVPAQPYGRPPLRTVQVLGGAGAGSSAHVRSLTTGLAARGVGVTVCAPVEAEGEYDFTGAGAQFTTDAASALRAVCAGADVVHAHGVRAGMRAALALRGRRVPLVVTWHRGGPAAEGPFGRLGRVLERHVARAAAVVLGASSDQVDLARARGARDARLAPVAVPMGPAGADTGADPGKVRAELGAVERPLLIAVGSLVERRGYSVLLDAARAWRVLEPLPLVVIAGEGPQRAELARRIEAEGLPVRLLGRRRDAAQLLAAADVAVLPSRWEARSLLVQEALRVGVPLVATAVGGVPELVGEAGVLVPYGDAAALASAVTDLLTDPPRREALAAAGRAQAATWPSEDDTVAQILSVYDELMDRRRP; encoded by the coding sequence GTGAGCAGCTCCCCGGTCTCGATCCCGGTCCCCGCACAGCCGTACGGGCGGCCGCCGCTGCGCACCGTCCAAGTACTCGGCGGTGCGGGCGCGGGCAGCAGCGCGCACGTACGGTCGCTGACGACCGGGCTCGCCGCCCGCGGGGTCGGGGTCACGGTGTGCGCGCCCGTGGAGGCGGAGGGAGAGTACGACTTCACCGGGGCCGGGGCGCAGTTCACCACGGACGCGGCGAGTGCGCTGCGGGCCGTGTGCGCCGGGGCGGACGTGGTGCACGCGCACGGAGTGCGGGCCGGGATGCGGGCCGCGCTGGCGCTGCGCGGGCGCCGGGTGCCGCTGGTGGTGACCTGGCACAGAGGCGGGCCGGCGGCCGAGGGGCCCTTCGGGCGGCTGGGCCGGGTGCTGGAGCGGCATGTGGCGCGGGCCGCGGCGGTGGTGCTGGGCGCCTCCTCGGACCAGGTGGACCTGGCCCGGGCGCGGGGCGCGCGGGATGCGCGGCTGGCGCCGGTGGCCGTGCCGATGGGCCCGGCGGGCGCGGACACCGGGGCGGACCCGGGCAAGGTGCGGGCGGAACTGGGGGCGGTGGAGCGGCCGTTGCTGATCGCGGTCGGCAGCCTGGTGGAACGCCGGGGGTACTCCGTACTGCTGGACGCGGCGCGGGCGTGGCGGGTGCTGGAGCCGCTGCCGCTGGTGGTGATCGCGGGGGAGGGCCCGCAGCGGGCCGAGCTGGCCCGGCGGATCGAGGCCGAAGGACTGCCCGTACGGCTGCTGGGGCGGCGCCGGGATGCGGCGCAGTTGCTGGCGGCGGCGGACGTGGCGGTGCTGCCGAGCCGGTGGGAGGCGCGGTCCCTGCTGGTGCAGGAGGCACTGCGGGTGGGCGTACCGCTGGTCGCGACGGCGGTCGGCGGCGTGCCGGAGCTGGTCGGGGAGGCGGGCGTCCTGGTGCCGTACGGGGACGCGGCCGCACTGGCCTCGGCGGTGACGGACCTCCTGACGGATCCGCCCCGGCGCGAGGCACTGGCGGCGGCGGGCCGAGCCCAGGCGGCGACGTGGCCGTCGGAGGACGACACGGTGGCCCAGATCCTGTCGGTCTACGACGAACTGATGGACCGCCGCCGCCCCTGA
- a CDS encoding PucR family transcriptional regulator produces the protein MDNQGGITVQRALELPGLRSGLPEVVACADRLGRTVRWVHAGEVPNIASLLKGGELLLTTGLGLGTRPAEQRAFVRRLADRGIAALVVELGPRFTRLPATLVETARTAGLPLVQLHREVPFVAVTEEIHTEIVNHHYALLQRAEEVHRRCTEALLSGGGIPQVLHILADFTGNPVFLETTDGQLLYAAGPVSGEAAADPLQVWEGLRGQREAQPSANAVLIDVPGGGHGTGSVRARVVLLGVSAPLLPVHRMAAERTAGVLAVVLMQARQEDELAARGRGDFLTDLAEGRISAEDAPAQARVLGFKPGAGPLLPVVMRLSSDLGPSGNWAVLARAVLEELSSVGVPVLLGVRPVEGRVPLLVSLRSESERTTVADRVAAALRAGVERAGLDRAAAPPAVVVGVAGGWAAASSGLRHAAETATAAHGLPARPWYDARRLDIDLLLWRLREHPDLAAFVDRAIGALRTHDTTSRPPLLPTLETYLAHAGRKAETARELHLNRQTLYNRLGRISELLGTDLDDPETVLSLSLALRARRHTPS, from the coding sequence ATGGACAACCAGGGCGGGATCACCGTTCAGCGGGCACTGGAGCTGCCCGGGCTGCGCAGCGGACTGCCGGAGGTGGTGGCCTGCGCCGACCGCCTGGGCCGGACCGTCCGCTGGGTGCACGCGGGCGAGGTGCCGAACATCGCGTCCCTGCTCAAGGGCGGGGAGCTGCTGCTGACCACGGGGCTGGGCCTCGGCACCCGGCCGGCCGAGCAGCGTGCCTTCGTACGGCGCCTCGCGGACCGGGGGATCGCCGCGCTGGTCGTCGAGCTGGGCCCGCGCTTCACCCGGCTCCCGGCGACGCTGGTCGAGACGGCGCGGACGGCCGGGCTCCCGCTCGTCCAGCTCCACCGCGAGGTCCCGTTCGTGGCGGTGACGGAGGAGATCCACACCGAGATCGTCAACCACCACTACGCGCTGCTCCAGCGGGCCGAGGAGGTCCACCGGCGCTGCACGGAGGCCCTGCTCAGCGGCGGCGGCATACCCCAAGTCCTGCACATCCTGGCCGACTTCACGGGCAATCCGGTGTTCCTGGAGACCACCGACGGCCAACTCCTGTACGCGGCGGGCCCGGTCTCCGGGGAGGCCGCGGCGGACCCGCTCCAGGTCTGGGAGGGCCTGCGCGGCCAGCGCGAGGCGCAGCCGTCGGCGAACGCGGTCCTGATCGACGTCCCCGGCGGCGGCCACGGCACGGGCTCGGTGCGCGCACGGGTGGTCCTGCTGGGCGTGTCGGCGCCGCTGCTGCCCGTCCACCGGATGGCGGCGGAGCGGACGGCGGGCGTACTGGCCGTGGTCCTGATGCAGGCCCGCCAGGAGGACGAACTGGCGGCGCGCGGCCGCGGGGACTTCCTGACGGACCTGGCGGAGGGCCGCATCTCGGCGGAGGACGCCCCGGCGCAGGCCCGCGTACTCGGCTTCAAACCGGGGGCCGGCCCGCTCCTGCCGGTGGTGATGCGCCTGTCCTCGGACCTGGGCCCGTCGGGCAACTGGGCGGTCCTGGCCAGGGCCGTCCTGGAGGAACTGTCGTCAGTCGGCGTCCCGGTGCTCCTGGGCGTCCGCCCGGTGGAGGGCCGAGTACCGCTGCTGGTCTCGCTCCGCTCCGAGTCGGAGCGCACGACGGTGGCCGACCGGGTGGCGGCGGCGCTGCGGGCGGGCGTGGAACGGGCCGGCCTGGACCGCGCGGCGGCCCCGCCGGCGGTCGTCGTGGGCGTGGCCGGCGGCTGGGCGGCGGCCTCCTCGGGCCTGCGCCATGCCGCGGAAACGGCAACGGCGGCCCACGGCCTGCCCGCCCGCCCCTGGTACGACGCCCGCCGCCTGGACATCGACCTGCTCCTCTGGCGGCTGCGTGAACACCCCGACCTGGCGGCGTTCGTGGACCGCGCGATCGGCGCACTCCGCACCCACGACACGACGTCCCGCCCCCCGCTCCTGCCCACCCTGGAGACGTACCTGGCCCACGCGGGCCGCAAGGCGGAGACGGCGCGCGAGCTCCACCTCAACCGCCAGACCCTGTACAACCGCCTGGGCCGCATCTCGGAGCTCCTGGGCACGGACCTGGACGACCCGGAGACGGTCCTCTCTCTGAGCCTGGCCCTCCGCGCCCGCCGCCACACTCCTTCTTGA
- a CDS encoding FAD-binding oxidoreductase, whose translation MAPHSKAGQALAALREDLAGEVFAPDDPGYDEARTVFNAMIDRRPAVIARCESEADVVTTVRFARELDLPVAVRGGGHSVAGMSLNDGGVVVDMRRMQEVTVHPAAKAVRVGGGAVMSVLDRACQPYGLATTGGRVSTTGATGFVLGGGSGWLDRKFGLAVDNLLGVDLVTADGAAVTATAQDNPELFWALHGGGGNFGVATSITLRLHELPEFAICMLLYPPEAGPEVLRTYRDLVEKGPDEVGGGMIYMTAPPEPFVPEHLVGTLMAGALLTYAGGEEALRGLAAPLLALPHEVEVLTALPYADFQCMLDDPPGLRNYWSAEYLTGLPDELVGVFCALGDVMPSGGTQHVLFPLGGAIADGPSEFPVPYRDAPWAVHPFGIWEDPADDERAVSWVKDVRAQVQRWSTGAVYLNFTGDEGSERVVAGLGAENLARLGAVKRAYDPDNVFRFNHNIKPA comes from the coding sequence ATGGCTCCCCATTCAAAGGCCGGCCAGGCCCTGGCCGCGCTCCGCGAGGATCTGGCCGGTGAGGTCTTCGCCCCCGACGATCCCGGGTACGACGAGGCCCGGACGGTCTTCAACGCGATGATCGACCGCAGGCCGGCCGTGATCGCCCGCTGCGAGAGCGAGGCGGACGTCGTCACGACCGTCCGTTTCGCCCGCGAGCTGGACCTGCCCGTCGCGGTCCGCGGCGGCGGGCACAGCGTCGCCGGGATGTCCCTCAACGACGGCGGCGTGGTCGTCGACATGCGCCGGATGCAGGAGGTCACCGTCCATCCCGCGGCGAAGGCCGTACGCGTCGGGGGCGGCGCGGTGATGAGCGTGCTGGACCGCGCCTGCCAGCCGTACGGGCTCGCCACGACCGGCGGCCGGGTCTCCACCACCGGAGCCACCGGCTTCGTCCTCGGCGGCGGCTCGGGCTGGCTGGACCGGAAGTTCGGGCTGGCCGTCGACAACCTGCTCGGCGTGGACCTGGTCACCGCCGACGGCGCCGCCGTGACGGCGACCGCACAGGACAACCCCGAGCTGTTCTGGGCCCTGCACGGCGGCGGCGGGAACTTCGGGGTCGCGACCTCGATCACGCTGCGCCTGCACGAGCTGCCGGAGTTCGCGATCTGCATGCTGCTGTACCCGCCCGAGGCCGGGCCCGAGGTGCTGCGCACCTACCGGGACCTCGTCGAGAAAGGCCCCGACGAGGTGGGCGGCGGCATGATCTACATGACCGCCCCGCCGGAGCCCTTCGTACCGGAACACCTCGTCGGAACGCTGATGGCGGGCGCGCTGCTCACGTACGCGGGCGGCGAGGAGGCGCTCCGGGGGCTCGCCGCGCCGCTGCTCGCGCTGCCGCACGAGGTGGAGGTGCTCACCGCCCTCCCGTACGCGGATTTCCAGTGCATGCTGGACGACCCGCCGGGCCTGCGGAACTACTGGTCCGCGGAGTACCTGACCGGCCTGCCGGACGAGCTCGTCGGCGTCTTCTGCGCCCTCGGTGACGTGATGCCGTCGGGCGGAACCCAGCACGTGCTGTTCCCGCTGGGCGGGGCCATCGCGGACGGGCCCTCCGAGTTCCCCGTTCCGTACCGGGACGCGCCCTGGGCCGTGCACCCGTTCGGCATCTGGGAGGACCCGGCCGACGACGAGCGGGCCGTCTCGTGGGTGAAGGACGTCCGCGCCCAGGTGCAGCGGTGGAGCACCGGCGCGGTCTACCTCAACTTCACCGGCGACGAGGGGTCCGAGCGCGTGGTGGCGGGTCTCGGCGCGGAGAATCTGGCCAGGCTGGGCGCGGTGAAGCGCGCGTACGACCCGGACAACGTGTTCCGCTTCAACCACAACATCAAGCCGGCCTGA